Proteins found in one Zea mays cultivar B73 chromosome 1, Zm-B73-REFERENCE-NAM-5.0, whole genome shotgun sequence genomic segment:
- the LOC103645696 gene encoding LOW QUALITY PROTEIN: uncharacterized protein (The sequence of the model RefSeq protein was modified relative to this genomic sequence to represent the inferred CDS: substituted 1 base at 1 genomic stop codon), translating into MALACAAARLVHPCIGMGMVSKHHPRTPPPSSCCLHLHHILYLRPVASSHHLARHSVDVTKDDKPLEPPPPAAAXTESTQQEEDEDGGPKLDPRRFVEKFAVLNTGVHECRSCGYRYDQEAGDPSYPVPPGLPFAQLPDDWRCPTCGATQSFFESKSVEIVGFAQNQQFGLGGNSLTSGQKDLLIYGSLLIGFLFFISGYFLQ; encoded by the coding sequence ATGGCGTTAGCCTGTGCAGCAGCCAGGCTAGTCCACCCATGCATTGGCATGGGCATGGTGTCCAAGCATCACCCAAGAACACCGCCACCGTCCTCCTGCTGCCTACACCTCCACCACATCCTCTACCTTAGGCCCGTCGCCAGCAGCCACCACTTGGCGCGCCACTCCGTCGACGTCACCAAGGACGACAAGCCGCttgagccgccgccgccggcggctGCATAGACAGAGAGCACACAGCAGGAGGAGGACGAGGACGGCGGGCCAAAGCTGGACCCGAGGCGGTTCGTGGAGAAGTTCGCGGTGCTGAACACGGGGGTCCACGAGTGCCGGTCCTGCGGGTACCGCTACGACCAGGAGGCGGGGGACCCGTCGTACCCGGTGCCGCCGGGCCTCCCCTTCGCGCAGCTGCCCGACGACTGGCGGTGCCCCACCTGCGGCGCCACGCAGTCCTTCTTCGAGAGCAAGAGCGTGGAGATCGTCGGGTTCGCGCAGAACCAGCAGTTCGGGCTGGGCGGCAACTCCCTCACCTCCGGCCAGAAGGACCTGCTCATCTACGGCAGCCTCCTCATCGGCTTCCTCTTCTTCATCTCCGGCTACTTCCTGCAATGA